The following coding sequences are from one Rhodobiaceae bacterium window:
- a CDS encoding putative DMT superfamily transporter inner membrane protein, with the protein MTRLRADLLLLLTALIWGAAFVGQSTAMDHLGPFLFTGTRFLLATLVVLPFVLAESKQGPPLRRDHISLMGVAGVVFFIASMTQQAGLLATTVTNAGFLTALYVVLVPVIAFMALRHKLPWVVWPAAALSLTGTWLLGGGLSGLNWGDGIMIFSAVFWALQVLLVGSLASRSGRPITLAALQFGVTAILCLILGAVFEPLSFTNMAAAWKELLFTGIISGGLGFTLQAVGQRYTPASDAAIIMSSEALFAALFGALLLGERLPLLGWIGCSCILAAVIGVQLAPLWRQRTLT; encoded by the coding sequence ATGACCCGTTTGCGCGCTGATCTGCTTCTGCTTTTAACGGCGCTCATCTGGGGCGCAGCCTTCGTTGGACAATCGACCGCGATGGACCATCTCGGTCCATTTCTATTCACGGGCACACGTTTCTTGCTAGCGACCCTCGTCGTCCTGCCCTTCGTGTTGGCAGAAAGCAAGCAAGGCCCGCCCCTCCGCCGCGACCACATATCACTCATGGGTGTGGCTGGGGTCGTTTTTTTCATCGCAAGCATGACTCAACAGGCAGGGTTACTCGCCACAACAGTCACAAATGCCGGATTCTTGACCGCACTTTATGTCGTGCTTGTCCCTGTCATCGCCTTCATGGCCTTAAGGCACAAGCTGCCCTGGGTCGTCTGGCCAGCAGCCGCTCTCTCCCTTACGGGCACCTGGTTGCTCGGAGGCGGGCTCTCTGGCTTGAACTGGGGAGACGGCATCATGATCTTCAGCGCCGTCTTCTGGGCGCTGCAGGTCTTGCTGGTAGGGTCACTTGCAAGCCGGTCCGGACGCCCCATCACCCTGGCTGCATTGCAGTTTGGCGTGACCGCAATACTCTGCCTGATTTTAGGCGCCGTGTTTGAACCCCTATCGTTCACAAACATGGCTGCCGCGTGGAAAGAACTCCTTTTCACCGGCATCATCTCAGGCGGATTGGGCTTCACACTGCAGGCCGTCGGACAGCGCTACACGCCAGCGTCCGACGCCGCGATCATCATGTCATCAGAAGCTCTTTTTGCCGCCCTCTTCGGCGCGCTGCTACTCGGTGAACGGCTACCGCTGCTCGGATGGATCGGATGCAGCTGCATTCTGGCCGCTGTCATCGGGGTGCAACTCGCGCCGCTCTGGAGACAACGCACCCTCACCTGA
- the inhA gene encoding isonitrile hydratase, whose protein sequence is MFRFHLPSGHIGTALFLTVFLMVLVTLSAVGEARAEDRTIVVVAQNGGTEVTDFLVPYGVLSRAGVGDVRAVSTEPGPVYLWPGLSIEADETLDQFDARLPGGADLVIIPAVLDHDDQVLIDWLRAQSAKGAMLVSICDGALVLARTGLLDGRRATGHWYTRDVRQDDFPKVLWQENTRYVRDGNVATSAGVSASLPISLHLVEMLAGKARADALAAELALEGFDADHNSEEFVLGAGPIWVAARNFLFGWPRDDYALVLSDGMDEIALAFAVDMFARTYRSQAVPVARDAVRTLSGLTVLPDEPELVGATASVGFGPGGDLQLEPGATAPEQILAFLTAQYGRDSAEFVALQLEYPY, encoded by the coding sequence ATGTTCAGGTTTCATCTGCCGTCCGGCCATATAGGGACGGCTCTGTTTCTCACCGTTTTTCTTATGGTGCTTGTGACGCTGTCGGCAGTTGGGGAGGCCCGCGCGGAGGATCGGACCATTGTGGTGGTTGCGCAAAATGGCGGCACTGAGGTCACGGATTTCCTTGTGCCCTATGGTGTTCTTTCAAGGGCGGGGGTTGGTGATGTTCGTGCTGTGTCGACAGAGCCTGGACCGGTTTATCTCTGGCCGGGTCTGAGTATTGAGGCAGACGAAACACTGGATCAATTCGATGCCCGGTTGCCGGGGGGCGCTGACCTTGTGATCATTCCCGCCGTCCTTGATCATGATGATCAGGTGCTCATTGACTGGTTGCGTGCGCAATCGGCAAAGGGCGCAATGCTTGTCTCTATCTGTGATGGGGCGCTTGTTCTTGCCCGTACGGGGTTGCTTGATGGTCGGCGGGCGACGGGCCACTGGTATACGCGGGACGTTCGGCAGGATGATTTCCCAAAAGTCCTTTGGCAGGAGAACACCCGCTATGTGCGTGATGGCAATGTTGCGACCTCTGCAGGCGTAAGCGCGTCTCTGCCCATCTCGCTTCACCTAGTTGAGATGTTGGCAGGGAAGGCCCGCGCTGATGCCCTTGCGGCGGAGCTTGCTCTTGAAGGGTTTGATGCCGATCACAATTCGGAAGAGTTTGTCCTCGGAGCGGGCCCTATCTGGGTTGCTGCGCGCAATTTCCTCTTTGGCTGGCCCCGGGATGACTATGCTCTTGTTCTTTCTGACGGCATGGATGAGATAGCGCTGGCGTTTGCTGTGGATATGTTTGCCAGGACCTATCGTTCCCAGGCCGTGCCCGTGGCGCGCGATGCCGTGCGCACGTTGAGCGGACTGACCGTGTTGCCAGATGAGCCGGAGCTTGTTGGTGCCACAGCGTCGGTGGGTTTTGGTCCAGGGGGAGACCTTCAACTGGAACCAGGCGCGACTGCGCCGGAGCAGATACTTGCCTTTCTGACAGCGCAATATGGACGGGACAGCGCTGAGTTCGTCGCGCTTCAGTTGGAGTATCCCTATTAG